A window from Acidimicrobiia bacterium encodes these proteins:
- a CDS encoding DEAD/DEAH box helicase, which translates to MTTAAAPRQDLERLGVRHPAVRTWFERRFPEGPTGAQERGWPAIAGGGDTLIAAPTGSGKTLAAFLVCIDALYRAHDSGESVDLTRVVYASPLKALAVDIHQNLEEPLAEIADVARELGLDPAPITVGVRTGDTTPSQRAAMVKNPPTILVTTPESLYLMVTAERSRENLRSVDTVVVDEIHAVVRDKRGSHLALTLERLEHVSGHRPQRIGLSATQRPLSVVSRFLVGAGPERTNPDGSPRCTVVDEGHQRSLDLAIELPQGELEAVAAAEQLGEILDTIAEHVLAHRTTLVFVNTRRMAERIAHLLAERLGEEQVASHHGSLSKDRRTRVEGRLRAGDLRALVATASLELGIDIGPVELVCQIGSPRSLATFLQRVGRSGHSRGGTPKGRLYPLTRDELVECAALLAGVRAGRLDALHPPVAPLDILAQQIVAEVAAEEWREDDLFDLFRGAAPFGELTRDDFDEILEILSEGIPTGRGLRAHYVHRDRVNGELRGRRGARLAALTSGGAIPELADYRVVADPDDTFVGTVNEDWATESMAGDVFLLGSTSWRIRRIEPGTVRVVDAHGAPPTVPFWLGEAPARTEELSSEVSALRAGVEERLVAGDSDGARTWLCDVAGLGDDAARLIVTYLATSRAVLGRLPTENAVVFERFFDDSGGMQLVVHAPFGGRINRGLGLALRKRFCTSFDFELQAAANDDAVVLSLGPQHSFPLEDVAHFLHPNTVEDVLAQAVLVSPMFTARWRWNLNRSLAVLRFKGGRRNPPPIQRMESDDLMAAIFPRLAACQENVTGPVEIPDHAIVRQTVHDALHEAMDVDGLRDVVAALRSGDIDVHCLDVTEPSPLSHEILNGRPYTFLDDAPLEERRTRAVQLRRGLPVDASELGKLDPDAIERVRHEARPVPRDPDELHDVLLGAVALRPDSEWEEHFTALVERGRATRLEAGSGTLWVATERRPAVEAAYSDPVFDPDAPVPGALRPSEAPDAGEVHAAIVRGALDTAGPVTVGGLAEATGLSTAEIDAALLVLEDEGFALRGSFDPALTPPAASGPDADVPEQWCARRLLARIHAYTRKRLRSEIEPVTAQDFLRFLFRWQHATPDTKREGRRGLLAVMEQLQGCELAAGAWEESVLSTRVADYRPAWTDELCLSGELTWGRLAPRIEDPDEPRRAGATPSRATPVSFVLRGDLPWLLRAARGDTEPLVPEEGRTREVLDALREYGALFHSELVAHTGRLPVEIEEALWDGVARGLITADGFHAVRSLLSARERWNRRQRGGGRSGRGRRGLRRGASRDAGAEGRWSLLPPAGVVDDPDDLAEAVAEQLLARWGVVFRDLVAREHLAVPWREIVWAFRRLEARGLIRGGRFVTGFVGEQYALPEALDSLRRVRRSERDGTEVTVSGADPLNLVGILTPGPRVPSLRTNSVTYRDGLVVTLSEANHQTTDQSGIT; encoded by the coding sequence GTGACCACCGCGGCCGCGCCGCGTCAGGATCTCGAACGTCTCGGTGTCCGTCACCCTGCCGTGCGCACGTGGTTCGAGCGGCGTTTCCCGGAGGGACCCACGGGTGCGCAGGAGCGCGGGTGGCCGGCGATCGCCGGGGGCGGCGACACGCTCATCGCGGCACCCACGGGATCCGGCAAGACACTCGCGGCCTTCCTCGTGTGCATCGACGCCCTCTACCGAGCGCACGACTCGGGCGAGTCGGTCGATCTCACACGGGTCGTCTACGCCTCCCCGCTCAAGGCGCTGGCGGTCGACATCCATCAGAACCTCGAAGAGCCCCTCGCCGAGATCGCCGACGTCGCGCGCGAGCTCGGTCTCGATCCTGCGCCCATCACCGTGGGCGTCCGCACCGGCGACACCACACCGTCGCAGCGGGCGGCGATGGTCAAGAATCCGCCCACCATTCTCGTCACGACACCCGAATCGCTGTATCTCATGGTCACGGCCGAGCGCAGTCGGGAGAACCTCCGCTCTGTCGACACGGTCGTCGTCGACGAGATCCATGCCGTAGTACGCGACAAGCGCGGGTCGCACCTGGCGCTCACGCTCGAGCGGCTGGAGCACGTGAGCGGCCATCGGCCTCAGCGGATCGGGCTGTCGGCCACGCAACGCCCCCTCAGCGTCGTGTCCCGGTTCCTCGTGGGTGCGGGGCCCGAACGCACGAACCCCGACGGCTCGCCGCGCTGCACCGTGGTCGACGAGGGACACCAGCGATCGCTCGACCTCGCCATCGAGCTCCCCCAGGGGGAGCTCGAGGCGGTGGCCGCCGCCGAGCAGCTCGGGGAGATCCTCGACACGATCGCCGAGCACGTCCTCGCCCACCGCACGACTCTCGTGTTCGTGAACACCCGACGGATGGCCGAGCGAATCGCGCACCTCCTTGCCGAACGCCTCGGAGAGGAGCAGGTCGCGTCCCACCACGGCAGCCTCTCCAAGGACCGGCGGACCCGGGTGGAGGGCCGCCTCCGGGCGGGCGACCTCCGGGCACTCGTTGCCACGGCATCGCTCGAGCTCGGGATCGACATCGGCCCGGTGGAGCTTGTCTGCCAGATCGGGTCGCCCCGCTCGCTCGCCACGTTCCTCCAACGTGTCGGGCGCTCCGGCCACAGCCGCGGCGGAACACCCAAGGGACGCCTCTATCCCTTGACGCGTGACGAGCTCGTCGAGTGCGCAGCACTGCTCGCGGGGGTGCGCGCCGGTCGGCTCGACGCCCTGCACCCCCCGGTGGCGCCCCTCGACATCCTCGCCCAGCAGATCGTGGCCGAGGTGGCCGCCGAGGAATGGCGGGAGGACGACCTCTTCGACCTGTTCCGGGGGGCGGCTCCGTTCGGCGAGCTGACCCGCGACGACTTCGACGAGATCCTCGAGATCCTCTCCGAGGGCATCCCCACGGGCCGGGGACTGCGCGCGCACTACGTCCATCGCGACCGGGTGAACGGCGAGCTGCGCGGCCGTCGGGGCGCGCGGCTGGCGGCCCTCACGTCGGGAGGGGCGATTCCCGAGCTCGCCGACTACCGGGTCGTCGCCGATCCCGACGACACCTTCGTCGGCACGGTCAACGAGGACTGGGCGACAGAGAGCATGGCGGGCGACGTGTTCCTCCTGGGCAGCACGTCGTGGCGGATCCGGCGCATCGAGCCGGGAACGGTACGGGTCGTCGACGCCCACGGCGCCCCACCCACCGTTCCCTTCTGGCTTGGTGAGGCACCCGCCCGCACCGAGGAGCTCTCGTCGGAGGTCTCGGCGCTGCGCGCCGGGGTGGAGGAGCGGCTCGTGGCCGGCGACTCCGATGGCGCACGCACATGGCTGTGTGATGTCGCCGGCCTCGGCGACGACGCTGCGAGGCTCATCGTCACGTACCTCGCCACGAGTCGCGCGGTGCTCGGAAGGCTCCCCACCGAGAACGCGGTTGTCTTCGAGCGTTTCTTCGACGACAGCGGAGGCATGCAGCTCGTCGTGCACGCGCCCTTCGGAGGGCGCATCAACCGGGGCCTCGGCCTCGCTCTGCGGAAGCGCTTCTGTACGTCGTTCGACTTCGAGCTCCAGGCCGCTGCGAACGACGACGCCGTCGTGCTGTCGCTCGGGCCGCAGCACAGCTTCCCCCTGGAGGACGTCGCGCACTTCCTGCACCCCAACACCGTGGAGGATGTTCTCGCCCAGGCGGTCCTGGTGTCGCCGATGTTCACGGCGCGGTGGCGCTGGAACCTGAACCGGTCGCTGGCGGTTCTGCGTTTCAAGGGCGGGAGGAGGAACCCGCCGCCGATCCAACGCATGGAGTCCGACGACCTGATGGCGGCGATCTTCCCCCGCCTCGCCGCATGCCAGGAGAACGTCACCGGCCCCGTCGAGATCCCCGACCACGCCATCGTCCGCCAGACCGTCCACGACGCGCTCCACGAGGCCATGGATGTCGACGGCCTCCGCGACGTCGTGGCGGCGCTGCGCTCGGGTGACATCGACGTCCACTGCCTCGACGTCACCGAACCGTCGCCGCTCAGCCACGAGATCCTCAACGGCCGCCCCTACACCTTCCTCGACGACGCGCCGTTGGAGGAACGCCGCACCCGCGCGGTGCAGCTGCGTCGCGGCCTCCCGGTCGACGCGTCGGAGCTCGGCAAGCTGGACCCCGACGCCATCGAGCGTGTGCGCCACGAGGCTCGACCCGTGCCGCGTGATCCCGACGAGCTCCACGACGTCCTGCTCGGCGCCGTGGCACTTCGTCCCGACTCCGAGTGGGAGGAGCACTTCACCGCGTTGGTCGAGCGCGGTCGGGCGACGCGACTCGAGGCAGGATCCGGCACGCTCTGGGTCGCCACCGAACGACGCCCGGCGGTGGAGGCCGCCTACAGCGACCCCGTCTTCGATCCTGATGCTCCGGTTCCCGGTGCGCTGCGCCCGTCGGAGGCACCTGATGCCGGAGAGGTGCATGCAGCGATCGTGCGCGGCGCGCTCGACACCGCCGGGCCGGTCACCGTCGGCGGGCTCGCGGAGGCCACCGGCCTGAGTACGGCAGAGATCGACGCGGCGCTGCTCGTCCTCGAGGACGAAGGTTTCGCGTTGCGCGGCTCGTTCGACCCTGCGCTCACTCCCCCCGCTGCATCTGGTCCGGACGCTGATGTTCCGGAGCAGTGGTGCGCCCGGCGACTCCTGGCGCGGATCCACGCCTACACGCGCAAGCGCCTACGCAGCGAGATCGAACCGGTCACCGCGCAGGACTTCCTCCGTTTCCTGTTCCGGTGGCAGCACGCCACTCCCGACACGAAGCGCGAGGGCCGGCGTGGCCTGCTCGCGGTGATGGAGCAGCTCCAGGGTTGCGAGCTGGCCGCCGGTGCCTGGGAGGAGTCGGTCCTGTCCACCCGTGTCGCCGACTATCGGCCTGCCTGGACCGACGAGCTCTGCCTGTCGGGCGAGCTCACCTGGGGCAGGCTCGCACCACGTATCGAGGATCCCGACGAACCGCGACGTGCCGGTGCCACGCCGTCGCGTGCCACGCCGGTGAGCTTCGTGCTGCGTGGCGACCTCCCGTGGCTTCTCCGGGCTGCCCGCGGTGACACGGAGCCCCTTGTCCCCGAGGAGGGACGGACCCGCGAGGTCCTGGATGCTCTGAGGGAGTACGGCGCTCTCTTCCACAGCGAGCTCGTCGCCCACACGGGGCGCCTTCCGGTGGAGATCGAGGAGGCGCTCTGGGACGGAGTCGCGCGCGGCCTGATCACGGCCGACGGTTTCCACGCCGTGCGGTCGCTGCTGTCGGCCCGGGAGCGGTGGAACCGCCGTCAGCGCGGGGGTGGGCGCTCCGGCCGCGGGCGTCGCGGGCTGCGCCGGGGAGCATCCCGCGACGCGGGTGCCGAGGGTCGCTGGTCGCTCCTTCCCCCGGCAGGTGTCGTCGACGATCCCGACGACCTGGCCGAGGCCGTCGCCGAGCAACTCCTCGCCCGGTGGGGTGTCGTGTTCCGCGACCTCGTCGCGCGGGAGCACCTGGCCGTGCCGTGGCGTGAGATCGTGTGGGCCTTTCGGCGCCTCGAGGCGCGCGGGCTCATCCGCGGCGGCCGCTTCGTCACCGGTTTCGTGGGCGAGCAGTACGCGCTCCCCGAGGCGCTCGACTCCCTCCGCCGTGTACGACGCAGCGAGCGCGACGGCACCGAGGTCACCGTGTCGGGCGCGGATCCGCTCAACCTGGTCGGCATCCTCACTCCCGGGCCACGGGTCCCGTCGCTGCGCACCAACAGCGTCACCTACCGCGACGGTCTCGTCGTCACGCTCTCCGAAGCCAACCACCAAACCACAGATCAGTCGGGCATCACGTAG
- a CDS encoding acyl-CoA dehydrogenase, with product MTILNPGTEDFGSFDDTTRRFLSETVRFFEDKGKARLKEDDRERTWYADFLDFQKKRGAFAATLTPTGYGADDARWDTRRNNAFAEILGFYGLAYWYTWQVSVLGLGPIWMSGSEAAKSRAAELLEDGAIFAFGLSEREHGADVYSTDMVLTSTGDGTYSASGGKYYIGNANQAAMVSVFGRIEGTDDYVFFIADSQHERFRLIRNVCNSQSYVGQFELDDYPVTDHDIIHRGDDAWNAALNTVNIGKFNLGWASIGICTHAFYESITHAANRHLYGMTVTDFPHVQSLLVDAYARLAAMRMVASRATDYLRTASDDDRRYLLYNPIVKMKVTTEGERVIDALWDVIAAKGFEADMYFEMAARDIRALPKLEGTVHVNVALIAKFMKNYFGEPDESLPEISPQHGPDNDGYLFRQAPTRGLGKIRFPEWRSVFADSSLPTMQCFAGQADELASLLATCPPDDAQKADPDFLLSVGEIFTLVVYGRLVLEQASLTEASDDLVGQIVDVLVRDVAAAALTLHQKPAATEAQQDRCRAMMVRPPVDPERFDRVWADVLALDGAYVMPD from the coding sequence ATGACGATCCTGAATCCCGGCACCGAGGACTTCGGGTCCTTCGATGACACGACGCGCCGGTTCCTCAGCGAGACGGTTCGCTTCTTCGAGGACAAGGGCAAGGCCCGGCTCAAGGAGGACGACCGAGAGCGGACCTGGTACGCCGACTTCCTCGACTTCCAGAAGAAGCGCGGCGCTTTCGCCGCCACGCTGACCCCGACCGGCTACGGCGCCGACGACGCACGGTGGGACACGCGTCGCAACAACGCGTTCGCCGAGATCCTCGGCTTCTACGGGCTCGCCTACTGGTACACGTGGCAGGTGTCGGTGCTCGGCCTCGGCCCGATCTGGATGAGTGGGAGCGAGGCGGCGAAGAGCCGGGCGGCGGAACTGCTCGAGGACGGCGCCATCTTCGCGTTCGGGCTGTCGGAGCGCGAGCACGGCGCCGACGTCTACTCCACCGACATGGTTCTCACATCCACCGGCGACGGCACCTACAGCGCGTCGGGCGGCAAGTACTACATCGGCAACGCGAACCAGGCCGCGATGGTGTCGGTGTTCGGGCGCATCGAAGGCACCGATGACTACGTCTTCTTCATCGCCGACTCCCAGCACGAGCGCTTCCGGCTTATCCGCAATGTCTGCAACAGCCAGTCGTACGTCGGCCAGTTCGAGCTCGACGACTACCCCGTGACTGACCACGACATCATCCACCGGGGCGACGACGCGTGGAACGCGGCTCTCAACACCGTCAACATCGGGAAGTTCAACCTCGGGTGGGCGTCGATCGGCATCTGCACGCACGCCTTCTACGAGTCGATCACCCATGCGGCGAACCGGCACCTCTACGGGATGACGGTCACCGACTTCCCACACGTGCAGAGCCTCTTGGTCGACGCCTATGCGCGGCTCGCCGCCATGCGCATGGTGGCGTCGCGTGCCACCGACTACCTGCGGACGGCCTCCGACGACGACCGCCGCTACCTCCTCTACAACCCCATCGTGAAGATGAAGGTCACGACCGAGGGGGAGCGGGTCATCGACGCGTTGTGGGACGTCATCGCCGCCAAGGGGTTCGAGGCCGACATGTACTTCGAGATGGCGGCACGCGACATCCGTGCACTCCCCAAGCTCGAGGGGACCGTGCACGTGAACGTTGCGCTCATCGCCAAGTTCATGAAGAACTACTTCGGCGAGCCCGACGAGTCGCTCCCCGAGATCAGCCCTCAGCACGGCCCCGACAACGACGGCTACCTGTTCCGTCAGGCGCCGACCCGCGGCCTGGGGAAGATCCGGTTCCCCGAGTGGCGGTCGGTGTTCGCCGACTCCAGCCTCCCGACCATGCAGTGCTTCGCCGGCCAAGCGGATGAGCTCGCGTCGCTCCTGGCGACGTGCCCACCCGACGATGCACAGAAGGCCGATCCCGACTTCCTGCTCAGCGTGGGCGAGATCTTCACGCTCGTCGTCTACGGCCGGCTCGTCCTCGAGCAGGCGTCGCTCACGGAGGCGAGCGATGACCTCGTGGGCCAGATCGTCGACGTCCTCGTGCGCGATGTCGCGGCCGCCGCTCTCACGCTCCATCAGAAGCCCGCTGCCACCGAGGCGCAGCAGGACCGCTGCCGGGCGATGATGGTGCGCCCGCCCGTCGACCCGGAGCGCTTCGACCGCGTGTGGGCCGACGTTCTCGCCCTCGACGGCGCCTACGTGATGCCCGACTGA
- a CDS encoding YeeE/YedE thiosulfate transporter family protein, protein MLLFVTGAVAGLVMGFVLERGQLCFHATWSGLLAHHYGLARAWLLGVMIGVVGLATIYSLDAWPQLNDGLAFRPARNIAGGLIIGVGMVIAVTCASGLFFKLGAGMLGALVGVAGWTLGDGWVGAPVRDTISDTTVLEGGSAATIPGWLGVNRWFVVVPVVAVVIGLLFGWRGASRDRPGRASQLAWPPTGVGLGVALVAGWALAGIGDGGFGPSTVGTVSRWVDGNPSWWIIGFVGFIVVGSAIAAGTSGATWVRGETLPRYAGLGLGGLLLGVGGQVGGGCNLGHGLSGVAQLNVSSWVVVASVIVGIAVTRAVWKTVARSVPRPVEWGPAAS, encoded by the coding sequence ATGCTGCTCTTCGTCACCGGCGCAGTGGCCGGGCTCGTGATGGGTTTCGTGCTCGAGCGAGGGCAACTCTGCTTCCACGCCACCTGGTCGGGACTGCTCGCGCACCACTACGGGCTCGCCCGCGCCTGGTTGCTCGGCGTGATGATCGGAGTGGTCGGGCTCGCGACGATCTACTCGCTCGATGCGTGGCCTCAGCTCAACGACGGGCTGGCCTTTCGTCCGGCCCGCAACATCGCGGGCGGCCTCATCATCGGTGTGGGAATGGTCATCGCCGTCACGTGCGCGTCGGGTCTCTTCTTCAAGCTGGGCGCCGGGATGCTCGGCGCGCTGGTCGGTGTGGCCGGGTGGACGCTCGGCGACGGGTGGGTCGGTGCACCCGTGCGCGACACGATCTCCGACACCACGGTGCTCGAGGGAGGATCCGCGGCCACGATCCCGGGGTGGCTCGGCGTGAACCGCTGGTTCGTCGTCGTTCCGGTCGTGGCCGTCGTGATCGGGCTGCTCTTCGGATGGCGCGGGGCGTCGCGCGACCGGCCCGGGCGTGCATCGCAGTTGGCGTGGCCGCCGACGGGCGTGGGTCTGGGCGTCGCACTCGTGGCGGGGTGGGCACTGGCCGGCATCGGCGACGGGGGTTTCGGGCCGAGCACGGTCGGGACCGTCTCGCGCTGGGTCGACGGCAACCCGAGCTGGTGGATCATCGGCTTCGTCGGATTCATCGTGGTCGGGTCGGCCATCGCGGCGGGAACGTCGGGCGCCACCTGGGTGCGCGGCGAGACCCTGCCCCGCTACGCCGGACTCGGGCTGGGGGGACTGCTCCTGGGTGTCGGCGGCCAGGTGGGTGGCGGGTGCAATCTCGGCCACGGGCTGTCGGGTGTGGCACAGCTCAACGTGTCGTCGTGGGTGGTCGTGGCGTCGGTGATCGTGGGGATCGCCGTCACCCGGGCGGTGTGGAAGACCGTCGCCCGCTCCGTGCCGCGACCCGTGGAGTGGGGTCCCGCAGCGTCCTGA
- a CDS encoding LLM class flavin-dependent oxidoreductase, translated as MDLSCMLLPGPGIVEQARAAEAAGYSRVWLSDSPVFYHDVWVAAARVAESTHRVGVGPAVLVPSLRHVVTQAAAVATLETLAPGRAVVAVGTGFTGRMALGQRALPWREVEEYVRALRALLAGGAAEVDGARVRLMHPDGFTAPAADVPVLVAANGPKGLEVAKELGDGVMTIGAGQPGFDWCAALTFGTVLADKEPADSERAVEAVGPGFVALYHGAYEADSAALFPNGEEWSASIDALPAETRHLDLHADHLVTVTERDRPLIDADAITDLTWTGTSDAVAARAEAAGASGVTEVLFAPGGPDMVGELERFAAALSGVVV; from the coding sequence ATGGACCTCTCCTGCATGCTTCTTCCCGGGCCCGGAATCGTGGAACAGGCCCGGGCGGCCGAGGCGGCGGGCTACTCGCGCGTCTGGCTGTCGGACTCGCCGGTCTTCTACCACGATGTCTGGGTCGCGGCGGCCCGGGTCGCGGAGAGCACCCACCGTGTCGGCGTCGGCCCCGCGGTGCTCGTGCCGTCGCTGCGCCACGTCGTCACGCAGGCCGCCGCGGTGGCGACCCTCGAGACGCTGGCGCCCGGGCGTGCCGTCGTTGCGGTCGGAACGGGCTTCACCGGGCGCATGGCGCTCGGGCAGCGTGCCCTTCCGTGGCGGGAGGTCGAGGAGTACGTCCGGGCCCTCCGGGCGCTCCTGGCGGGCGGGGCCGCCGAGGTCGACGGCGCCCGGGTGCGGCTCATGCACCCCGACGGCTTCACCGCCCCGGCCGCCGACGTTCCCGTGCTCGTGGCGGCCAACGGCCCGAAGGGCCTGGAGGTCGCGAAGGAGCTCGGCGACGGCGTCATGACGATCGGTGCCGGCCAACCCGGGTTCGACTGGTGCGCCGCGCTCACGTTCGGGACGGTTCTGGCCGACAAGGAGCCCGCCGACTCCGAACGTGCCGTCGAGGCGGTCGGTCCGGGTTTCGTCGCGCTGTACCACGGCGCCTACGAAGCCGACTCGGCGGCTCTGTTCCCGAACGGAGAGGAGTGGTCGGCCTCGATCGACGCGCTCCCCGCCGAGACGCGACATCTCGACCTCCATGCGGACCATCTCGTGACCGTGACCGAACGCGACCGGCCACTCATCGACGCCGACGCGATCACCGACCTCACATGGACGGGAACATCTGACGCCGTCGCGGCACGCGCCGAAGCGGCCGGGGCGAGTGGCGTCACGGAGGTGCTGTTCGCGCCGGGTGGCCCCGACATGGTCGGGGAACTGGAACGGTTCGCCGCGGCCCTCTCGGGCGTGGTCGTGTGA
- a CDS encoding transglycosylase family protein: MDRHGRPNTPPLRTQTRGHRRLVGVLLSAALAAGLVAAAPASSQEDPLVAAEQRLADAQARADDVAERYFDALNRGEELDAEIATIEEEIASAEAEAEEVRDIARERAATAYTNRGAGTDAVFDVDSDGVLTAARRAELLESAHDVNQDAFDDLREVTEDLERRREDLEDARAEAAENLESLEAEEADLQRALDEAQSDYATLESERAAEQARLAAAEAERERTSRAEAAPPTTSAPAPASTPAPAPTPPAVGGGGGGGGGGGTHPQHNHPFLVCTRQRESGGNYAINTGNGFYGAYQFLPSTWNAAANHAGRPDLVGVLPSNASAYDQDDMAWTLYQWQGKGPWGGRC, translated from the coding sequence GTGGACCGTCACGGCCGACCGAACACACCACCACTCCGGACGCAGACGCGCGGGCACCGCCGCCTGGTCGGCGTCCTGCTCTCGGCGGCCCTCGCCGCCGGGTTGGTGGCCGCCGCACCGGCGTCGTCGCAGGAGGATCCCCTCGTCGCCGCCGAGCAGCGCCTGGCCGACGCGCAGGCCCGGGCCGACGACGTCGCCGAGCGCTACTTCGACGCCCTCAACCGGGGCGAGGAGCTCGACGCCGAGATCGCCACGATCGAAGAGGAGATCGCCTCGGCCGAGGCCGAGGCCGAGGAGGTCCGCGACATCGCCCGTGAGCGGGCCGCCACCGCCTACACGAACCGCGGCGCCGGCACCGATGCGGTCTTCGACGTCGACAGCGACGGTGTCCTGACGGCTGCCCGCCGGGCCGAGCTGCTCGAGTCGGCACACGACGTCAACCAGGACGCCTTCGATGACCTCCGAGAGGTCACCGAGGACCTCGAGAGACGACGCGAGGATCTCGAGGACGCACGGGCCGAGGCCGCCGAGAACCTGGAGAGCCTCGAAGCCGAGGAAGCCGACCTCCAGCGCGCGCTCGACGAGGCCCAGAGCGACTACGCCACCCTCGAGTCGGAGCGCGCCGCCGAGCAGGCCCGCCTCGCCGCGGCCGAAGCCGAGCGGGAGCGAACCTCGCGCGCCGAGGCCGCACCGCCCACCACCTCCGCCCCTGCTCCCGCCAGCACCCCGGCGCCCGCACCCACGCCGCCGGCCGTCGGCGGCGGAGGCGGTGGTGGAGGCGGCGGCGGGACGCACCCGCAACACAACCACCCGTTCCTCGTGTGCACGCGCCAGCGCGAATCGGGCGGCAACTACGCCATCAACACCGGCAACGGCTTCTACGGCGCCTATCAGTTCCTGCCGTCCACGTGGAACGCCGCGGCGAACCACGCCGGACGCCCGGATCTCGTCGGTGTGCTGCCCTCGAACGCCTCCGCCTACGACCAGGACGACATGGCCTGGACCCTCTACCAGTGGCAGGGCAAGGGCCCCTGGGGCGGTAGGTGCTGA
- a CDS encoding NAD(P)/FAD-dependent oxidoreductase, with the protein MVATSRDCPDALVVGAGPNGLAAAIELARSGRSVRVFDSASEPGGGTRSAELTLPGYVHDVCSAVHPFGIASRFFRKLPLHEHGLEWVHPDLPTAHPLDGGRAAAVGRSLHDTAEGFGEGAASWRSVVGPTVRNWAKVLPAITAPVLRIPHNPVALARFGLPALLPASRLVARLRGDEARAAFAGMAAHAAVPLERPLTASFGLALAASAHTEGWPVVRGGSGALASALVSYLESLGGVVETDRHVASLDDLPRARAVLLDVSPAGLLSLASDRLPRRYVKKLESAPYGPGVCKVDYALTGPVPWDAVPARRAGTVHVGGTFEEVATAEAEVALGRHPERPFVLVAQPSVFDDTRAPTGRHTLWAYCHVPNGSTVDMTGAIEAQIERFAPGFGDLVAARHTRTAAEYARYNPNFVGGDIATGSNSGLRAVFRPTVGTDPYRTPAEGIYLCSAATPPGGGAHGMCGYWAARSALRHSL; encoded by the coding sequence GTGGTCGCAACCTCACGTGATTGCCCCGACGCCCTCGTCGTCGGGGCCGGGCCCAACGGGCTCGCGGCTGCGATCGAGCTCGCACGCTCCGGACGGTCTGTTCGCGTTTTCGACAGCGCGTCCGAGCCGGGTGGTGGGACGCGCTCGGCGGAACTGACCCTCCCCGGGTACGTCCACGACGTCTGCTCGGCCGTTCACCCCTTCGGGATCGCGTCACGGTTCTTTCGCAAGCTCCCACTGCATGAGCACGGCCTCGAGTGGGTGCATCCAGACCTGCCCACGGCCCATCCACTCGACGGTGGGCGTGCCGCGGCGGTCGGGCGCTCGCTCCACGACACCGCCGAGGGTTTCGGGGAGGGAGCCGCGTCGTGGCGGAGTGTCGTCGGCCCGACCGTCCGGAACTGGGCGAAGGTCCTGCCTGCGATCACCGCTCCGGTGCTGCGGATCCCGCACAACCCTGTGGCTCTGGCGCGTTTCGGCCTTCCTGCACTACTCCCGGCGTCACGACTCGTCGCGCGCCTCCGCGGTGATGAGGCCCGCGCCGCCTTCGCCGGAATGGCGGCACACGCCGCGGTGCCGCTGGAGAGGCCGCTGACGGCGTCGTTCGGCCTCGCTCTCGCCGCGTCGGCACACACCGAGGGGTGGCCGGTCGTCCGCGGCGGGTCCGGTGCCCTGGCATCTGCGCTCGTGTCGTACCTGGAGTCCCTCGGTGGTGTGGTCGAGACCGACCGGCATGTCGCGAGCCTCGACGACCTGCCCCGGGCACGCGCCGTTCTGCTCGATGTGTCGCCCGCCGGGCTGCTGTCGCTCGCGTCGGACCGGCTTCCGCGCCGGTATGTGAAGAAGCTCGAGAGCGCGCCGTACGGTCCCGGCGTCTGCAAGGTCGACTACGCGCTCACCGGGCCTGTTCCGTGGGATGCAGTCCCCGCCCGCCGGGCCGGCACCGTGCACGTGGGCGGGACCTTCGAGGAGGTCGCTACCGCCGAGGCGGAGGTGGCACTCGGCCGGCACCCGGAACGGCCCTTCGTGCTCGTCGCGCAGCCCAGCGTTTTCGACGACACCCGTGCGCCCACGGGACGGCACACGTTGTGGGCCTACTGCCACGTGCCGAACGGGTCGACGGTCGACATGACGGGCGCCATCGAAGCGCAGATCGAGCGCTTCGCCCCGGGCTTCGGTGACCTCGTGGCGGCCCGGCACACGCGCACCGCCGCCGAGTACGCGCGCTACAACCCGAACTTCGTGGGCGGCGACATCGCCACCGGTTCGAACAGCGGGCTCCGGGCGGTGTTTCGCCCGACCGTGGGTACCGACCCGTACCGCACACCTGCTGAGGGAATCTACCTGTGCTCCGCTGCCACGCCGCCCGGCGGCGGCGCGCACGGCATGTGCGGCTACTGGGCGGCGCGCTCTGCCTTACGGCATTCGCTGTGA